One Saccharomyces kudriavzevii IFO 1802 strain IFO1802 genome assembly, chromosome: 4 genomic region harbors:
- the CDC34 gene encoding SCF E2 ubiquitin-protein ligase catalytic subunit CDC34 (similar to Saccharomyces cerevisiae CDC34 (YDR054C); ancestral locus Anc_3.301): MSSRKSTASSLLLRQYRELTDPKKAIPSFHIELEDDSNIFTWNIGVMVLNEDSIYHGGFFKAQMRFPEDFPFSPPQFRFTPAIYHPNVYRDGRLCISILHQSGDPMTDEPDAETWSPVQTVESVLISIVSLLEDPNINSPANVDAAVDYRKNPEQYKQRVKMEVERSKQDIPKGFIMPTSESAYISQSKLDEPESNKDMADNFWYDSDLDDDENGSAILQDDDYDDDAGNNDIPFDDDDVYNYNDNDDDDGRIEFEDDDDDDEDSMDNDSVMDRKQPHKAEDESEDVEDVERVSKKI, from the coding sequence ATGAGTAGCCGCAAAAGTACCGCTTCTAGCTTACTGTTACGACAATACAGAGAGCTCACCGACCCCAAGAAGGCTATTCCATCTTTCCATATAGAGCTAGAAGACGATTCAAACATATTCACTTGGAATATAGGTGTCATGGTACTAAATGAGGATTCCATTTACCACGGCGGATTTTTCAAGGCTCAAATGAGGTTTCCAGAAGACTTCCCCTTTTCTCCACCGCAGTTTCGTTTCACCCCAGCTATTTATCATCCGAACGTCTACAGGGACGGTAGGCTTTGTATCTCCATCTTACATCAAAGTGGGGATCCTATGACCGACGAACCTGATGCTGAAACGTGGTCACCCGTTCAGACCGTGGAAAGTGTTTTGATCTCCATAGTATCTTTGTTGGAGGACCCTAATATTAACTCGCCAGCGAACGTAGATGCCGCTGTCGATTATAGAAAGAATCCTGAACAGTACAAGCAAAGAGTCAAGATGGAGGTGGAGAGATCGAAACAGGATATCCCTAAAGGTTTTATAATGCCCACTTCTGAGTCAGCGTACATTTCCCAAAGTAAATTAGATGAGCCAGAGTCTAATAAAGATATGGCAGATAATTTCTGGTACGATAGCGATTTGGATGACGATGAGAATGGGTCCGCTATTTTGCAAGACGACGACTATGACGACGATGCAGGAAACAATGATATCCcatttgatgatgatgacgttTATAACTACAACGacaacgatgatgatgatggaaGAATCGAGTTcgaagatgatgacgatgatgacgaagataGTATGGATAACGACAGCGTTATGGATAGGAAACAACCCCACAAagctgaagatgaaagcGAAGACGTGGAAGATGTAGAAAGagtttccaagaaaatataa
- the PST1 gene encoding Pst1p (similar to Saccharomyces cerevisiae ECM33 (YBR078W) and PST1 (YDR055W); ancestral locus Anc_3.302), whose translation MQLHSLIASSALLISSALAATSSTSGTLSSSCTISSHATATAQSDLDKYSRCETLVGNLTIGGGLKTGSLATVKEIKGSLTIFNATNLTSFAADSLQSITDSLNLQSLTILTSASFGSLQSVDSINLITLPAISTFTSNIKSANNIYISDTALQSVDGFSVLKKVNVFNVNNNKRLTSIKSPVETVTDSLQFSFNGNQTKITFDDLVWANNISLTDVHSVSFASLRKINSSLGFINNSISNLNFTKLNTIGQTFSIVSNDYLKNLSFSNLSTIGGALVIANNTGLQKISGLDNLTAIGGTLQVVGNFTALNLDSLKSIKGGADVESKSNNFSCNALKALQKKGGIKGESFVCKNGATSTSVKLSSTSKHQSSQTSSRASKSSSKAEEKNLFSDVKAVSASGASSSSSKSSTGNAAIVAPIGQITSFIGLLTVFIMSLI comes from the coding sequence ATGCAGCTACATTCACTTATTGCTTCATCTGCCCTCTTGATATCGTCGGCTCTCGCTGCTACTTCCTCTACTTCCGGTAcactttcctcttcctgTACCATAAGCTCACATGCTACAGCCACAGCTCAAAGCGATCTGGATAAATATAGCCGCTGTGAGACACTGGTGGGGAACTTAACCATTGGCGGTGGTTTGAAAACTGGTTCTTTGGCTACCGTCAAGGAAATCAAGGGTTCTCTAACTATATTCAATGCTACAAACCTTACTTCATTCGCTGCCGATTCCCTGCAGTCCATCACagattctttgaatttacAAAGTTTAACCATCTTGACGTCTGCTTCATTTGGGTCTTTGCAAAGCGTTGACAGTATAAATTTGATTACTCTACCCGCAATTTCAACTTTCACTTCCAACATCAAATCTGCTAACAACATTTACATTTCTGACACTGCGCTGCAATCTGTTGATGGGTTTTCTGTACTGAAAAAAGTTAACGTCTTCAATgtcaataacaataaaagatTAACCTCGATCAAGTCTCCTGTCGAAACAGTCACAGATTCTTTACAGTTTTCCTTTAATGGTAACCAAACTAAGATTACTTTCGATGACTTGGTTTGGGCAAACAACATCAGCTTAACCGACGTTCATTCTGTGTCCTTTGCTAGTTTACGAAAGATCAACTCTTCATTGGGTTTCATCAACAATTCCATCTCTAATTTGAACTTTACTAAGCTGAACACAATCGGTCAAACTTTCAGTATTGTTTCCAAtgattatttgaagaacttaTCCTTCTCTAATCTGTCGACCATCGGCGGTGCACTTGTCATCGCTAATAACACGGgtttacaaaaaattagtGGTCTCGACAACTTAACCGCCATCGGCGGTACTTTGCAAGTCGTAGGTAATTTCACTGCCTTGAATCTagattctttgaaatctaTTAAGGGTGGTGCTGATGTTGAATCcaaatcaaacaatttCTCCTGTAACGCTTTGAAAGCGTTACAGAAGAAGGGTGGCATCAAAGGTGAGTCTTTTGTTTGCAAGAACGGTGCCACGTCCACATCTGTTAAACTATCGTCCACCTCCAAACACCAATCCAGTCAAACTTCTTCAAGGGCTTCCAAATCATCCTCTAAGGctgaggaaaaaaatttattttctGATGTCAAGGCGGTTTCAGCATCTGGCGCCTCCAGTTCTAGTTCAAAGAGTTCTACAGGTAACGCCGCTATAGTGGCCCCAATTGGTCAAATCACCTCTTTTATTGGTCTTTTGACGGTATTCATCATGTCTCTGATATAA
- the EMC10 gene encoding Emc10p (similar to Saccharomyces cerevisiae YDR056C; ancestral locus Anc_3.305) produces MRLLRIFSLASVVLGADILQLSYSDDKKDIIPLGSFEIDSGSDGNITVTTVDVQNVQVSGQHCLNAEIKGKLDMPCFSYMKLETPLRYDLIVDVDDNNEVSQVSLSYNEKNDAIVGMARYPEAGPSAPVAKLKKKTKTYADKKANKNKDGSTAQFEEDEEVKEVSWFQKNWKMLLVGLLIYNAVAGSMKKQQQNTGAAQKAE; encoded by the coding sequence ATGCGGCTACTGCGTATTTTCTCATTGGCCAGTGTGGTCCTCGGTGCTGATATCTTACAACTAAGCTATTCAGATGACAAGAAGGACATCATTCCCTTGGGGTCATTTGAAATCGACAGTGGATCAGATGGGAACATTACTGTCACAACTGTTGATGTACAAAACGTACAAGTTTCTGGACAACACTGCTTGAATGCGGAGATAAAGGGTAAACTAGATATGCCATGTTTCAGCTACATGAAGCTGGAGACGCCATTGAGATACGATTTGATTGTAGATGTGGACGACAACAATGAGGTAAGCCAAGTGTCTCTTTcatataatgaaaagaatgacGCTATCGTTGGCATGGCGAGGTACCCAGAAGCAGGTCCAAGCGCACCAGTTGctaaattgaagaaaaaaactaagACCTATGCTGACAAGAAGGCTAATAAGAATAAGGACGGAAGTACTGCACAATTCGaggaggatgaagaagttaAGGAGGTCTCTTGGTTTCAaaagaactggaaaatGTTGCTAGTTGGTCTGTTGATTTATAATGCTGTTGCGGGTtcgatgaagaaacaacaacaaaataCTGGAGCCGCCCAAAAAGCTGAATAA
- the YOS9 gene encoding Yos9p (similar to Saccharomyces cerevisiae YOS9 (YDR057W); ancestral locus Anc_3.306): MQNKFTYTLSVITALIQQVSSLLAPIEDPIVSNKYLISYIDETKWNDGILQNQSALDSGYIVNVGDNLECFIQNASSQLDDALEKPNDQINSEKRAQLTNTLDQGVKTIFDKLNERCIFYQAGFWIYEYCPGIEFVQFHGKVNIQTGEIVNRDESQVYQLGKSRANLDEREFELLYDDVGYYISEIIGSGDTCDVTGAERMVEIQYVCGGSNSGPATIQWVRETKICVYEAQVTIPELCNLELLAKNEDQKNASPILCKMHDKSDTGSSSVDLITQYEPNFLGSGIYFLRPYNTDERAKLMVTDDAMSNWDVITETYYQKFGNAINRMLSLGLVLLPNGNTLQPGDSCVWLAEVVDIKDQFQTILSLNILNSQRAEISFNKTFTFSEDNGNFISYEIRDPSEPTELNQEGKNAEHYQLGEHSIDSNNELFLKLSEGISEVKELLNEIAGPQDMELIFERMRNQPNNDFELALINGFKSSLAFGDNEKNTEQVEQARIDNDGSALSAKGSSESIIQTKISGNNIKEEESPSRDAGEAASAMAQSTEVEAINDIPDVNIEHDEL, from the coding sequence ATGCAAAATAAATTCACATATACCCTGAGCGTAATTACAGCTCTGATACAACAAGTATCATCACTGTTAGCACCTATAGAGGACCCGATAGTGTCGAATAAATACCTTATATCGTACATCGATGAGACCAAGTGGAACGATGGAATATTGCAGAACCAGTCTGCACTGGACTCCGGATATATTGTAAATGTAGGTGATAATCTTGAAtgtttcattcaaaatgcAAGTTCCCAATTGGACGATGCATTAGAAAAGCCGAATGACCAGATCAATAGTGAAAAGAGAGCACAGTTAACCAATACTCTAGACCAAGGTGTTAAgaccatttttgataagcTAAATGAACGATGCATTTTTTATCAAGCCGGATTTTGGATTTATGAGTACTGCCCTGGCATAGAATTCGTTCAATTTCATGGTAAAGTAAACATACAAACTGGTGAAATCGTTAATCGAGATGAGTCTCAGGTATATCAGCTGGGAAAATCAAGAGCAAATTTAGACGAGAGAGAATTTGAATTGCTTTATGACGATGTAGGATATTACATCAGCGAGATCATAGGCTCAGGCGATACATGTGATGTGACCGGCGCTGAAAGAATGGTTGAAATTCAATATGTTTGCGGTGGCTCAAACTCTGGACCAGCAACCATCCAATGGGTGAGGGAAACAAAAATCTGTGTTTATGAAGCTCAAGTCACCATCCCTGAATTGTGCAATTTAGAATTATTAGCTAAGAATgaagatcaaaaaaatgcctCACCGATCCTTTGTAAAATGCATGACAAATCAGATACTGGCAGCAGTTCCGTTGATTTAATTACTCAATATGAACCAAATTTTCTAGGATCTGgaatatattttctaaGACCTTATAATACCGATGAAAGAGCAAAATTAATGGTCACTGATGACGCGATGTCAAACTGGGATGTGATCACTGAGACATACTATCAGAAATTTGGGAATGCCATAAACAGAATGCTTAGTTTGGGGTTGGTATTGTTACCTAATGGTAATACTCTCCAGCCTGGTGATTCTTGTGTTTGGTTGGCGGAAGTAGTTGACATCAAAGACCAATTTCAAACCATTCTATCcttgaacatacttaattCACAAAGGGCAGAGATATCTTTTAACAAGACTTTCACATTCAGTGAAGATAATGGAAACTTTATATCATACGAGATCAGGGACCCTAGTGAGCCGACTGAACTAAATCAAGAAGGTAAAAATGCGGAACATTACCAGCTAGGCGAACATTCGATTGACTCCAATAATGAACTGTTCTTGAAGCTTTCTGAGGGAATATCTGAAGTTAAAGAACTATTGAACGAAATTGCTGGACCGCAGGATATGGAACTGATATTCGAAAGAATGAGAAACCAACcaaataatgattttgaacttGCACTAATTAACGGATTCAAATCTTCACTAGCTTTCGGTGACAATGAGAAAAATACTGAGCAAGTAGAACAGGCAAGGATCGATAACGATGGAAGCGCACTGAGTGCCAAGGGTAGTTCAGAGTCCATTATTCAAACCAAAATATCGGGCAATAATAttaaggaagaagaaagccCAAGTAGGGATGCTGGAGAAGCCGCCTCAGCGATGGCGCAAAGTACTGAGGTGGAGGCTATAAATGACATACCTGATGTTAACATTGAACATGATGAGCTttaa
- the TGL2 gene encoding triglyceride lipase (similar to Saccharomyces cerevisiae TGL2 (YDR058C); ancestral locus Anc_1.101) — MKHDDEDNDIIIDSVEVPDSYKPPKNPIVFCHGLSGFDKLILIPSVFHLTNLISNSIVHNMTENFMQDDDDESDTKYPNLIEIEYWIGVKKFLQSKGCSVITTKVPGFGSIEERAMALDAQLQKEVQKIESKDERHSLNLIAHSMGGLDCRYLISNIKNRNYDVLSLTTISTPHRGSEMADYVVNLFENLNTLRVSQTILPICFYQLTTTYMKYFNLITPNSPKVSYFSYGCSFVPKWYSVFCTPWKIVYERSKGRPNDGLVTIDSSKWGEYRGTLKDMDHLDVINWKNKLQDDWSKFFHTNTIGEKVDILNFYLKITDDLAKRGF, encoded by the coding sequence ATGAAACATGATGATGAGGACAATGATATAATAATAGATTCTGTAGAGGTGCCTGATTCATACAAACCTCCAAAAAATCCTATTGTATTCTGTCATGGCTTATCAGGGTTTGACAAGCTGATTCTGATCCCTTCGGTATTCCATCTAACAAATTTGATCTCCAATTCAATAGTACACAATATGACAGAAAATTTCATGCAagatgacgacgacgaaAGTGATACAAAATACCCGAATTTGATAGAGATCGAGTACTGGATTGGTGtgaaaaagtttcttcAATCTAAGGGGTGTAGTGTAATCACCACCAAGGTGCCGGGTTTCGGTAgtattgaagaaagagcAATGGCCTTAGATGCTCAACTACAGAAAGAAGTACAGAAGATCGAGTCAAAGGATGAGCGGCATTCGTTGAACTTAATCGCACACTCAATGGGCGGGCTGGATTGCCGATATTTGATTTCCAATATCAAGAATAGGAACTACGACGTATTAAGTCTGACCACTATTTCGACTCCACACAGGGGGTCGGAGATGGCCGATTATGTAGTCAACCTTTTCGAAAACCTAAACACTTTGCGAGTGAGTCAAACGATATTGCCAATATGTTTTTATCAATTAACCACGACATATATGAAATACTTCAACTTAATTACACCCAACAGTCCCAAAGTCTCTTATTTTTCGTATGGTTGCTCCTTTGTACCAAAATGGTACAGCGTCTTTTGCACGCCCTGGAAAATTGTTTACGAGAGATCTAAAGGTCGGCCAAACGACGGTCTGGTGACAATAGATAGTAGCAAATGGGGTGAATATAGAGGAACTTTAAAAGATATGGATCATTTGGATGTCatcaattggaaaaataagTTACAAGATGATTGgagtaaattttttcataccAATACCATCGGGGAAAAAGTTgacattttgaatttttatttgaagataaCGGATGATTTGGCAAAAAGAGGATTTTAA
- the UBC5 gene encoding E2 ubiquitin-conjugating protein UBC5 (similar to Saccharomyces cerevisiae UBC4 (YBR082C) and UBC5 (YDR059C); ancestral locus Anc_3.308) gives MSSSKRIAKELSDLGRDPPASCSAGPVGDDLYHWQASIMGPSDSPYAGGVFFLSIHFPTDYPFKPPKVNFTTKIYHPNINSSGNICLDILKDQWSPALTLSKVLLSICSLLTDANPDDPLVPEIAQIYKTDKAKYEATAKEWTKKYAV, from the exons ATGTCTTCGTCCAAGCGTATTGCCAAGGAATTAAGTGACTTAGGGAG AGACCCTCCTGCTTCATGTTCGGCGGGCCCTGTAGGGGACGATTTATACCACTGGCAAGCCTCTATCATGGGTCCCTCAGATTCACCCTACGCAGGTGgcgttttctttttgtctaTTCATTTTCCCACTGACTATCCCTTCAAGCCACCGAAGGTGAACTTTACCACTAAGATTTATCATCCGAATATCAATTCGAGCGGCAATATTTGCTTGGATATTTTAAAGGATCAGTGGTCGCCAGCGCTAACTCTCTCAAAGGTTTTGTTGTCTATTTGCTCCCTTTTAACAGATGCTAATCCAGATGACCCCTTGGTTCCTGAGATTGCTCAAATATACAAGACAGATAAGGCTAAGTACGAGGCGACCGCAAAGGAATGGACCAAAAAATACGCCGTTTGA
- the MAK21 gene encoding RNA-binding ribosome biosynthesis protein MAK21 (similar to Saccharomyces cerevisiae MAK21 (YDR060W); ancestral locus Anc_3.309) — translation MAENKDKKLDLSSLRSKISSKLQDNSNKNSKKAQKKKNAKDSSDGKKVDEDIRREALALGASEEDLELIQGLSDDDDDAHSEQEFDAGADEGTNDKGFNNDLQSFMKDIGFDKHKLEDVDDEDGEDLTKSEEPKKSVQEKKNKQQNHVVTTSKKQSQQKNDVGDDDEEEEEEEEGDEKEDANLSSDQESDAKSAEKEKKEEKDSDLITQTTIISSDKLIIPYDKPWYQIPLDSPVGQSDDVEDLSKEQIEKLFERGKQTLEIDNQTYYDEFTKDSSQAKFMSQILSDGTLNDKISAVTLLIQDSPLHNTKSLETLASYCGKKSRNSALQSLNALKDLFLSGLLPNRKLRYFKNQPGLSMMLSKKTLAVFYFEDYIKKLFFRVLEVLEVLSHDPIIHVRLQVLNHVFDLLSNQPEQEFNLLKLGVNKIGDIDSKVSSKASYLLLKLEQAHPNMKSVVIDAIVDIVLRPNADYHTTYYSVITLNQTILKRSEDSVANKLVKTYFTLFEKFLINTDKDHADGTAKSNSKSYEEKRKKNFKKGQHGGKSVKNEKTESEVLDEKNSKLFSALLTGINRAFPFAQIPASVYEIHMETLYKITHSSNFNTSIQALVLINQVTVKAKLNSDRYYRTLYESLFDPRLVNSSKQGIYLNLLYKSLKQDESNVERVEAFVKRILQVCSHWINVGTIAGFFYLLIQLAKTVPQIKNLLTNTPVDHEYESDAEEEPENKNSKKKEYDGRKRDPKFANADKSSLWEISQFINHFHPTVQTYAGAYVTGETEEISKPDLGLFTLSHFLDRFVYRSAKQTNATRGASIMQPLFSGSRINDSVLVKASDVMHDQNPVNTEDWLTKKIKDIKPEDKFFYQYFTTKKTADRKGNKSNKESNFDSDDEMNEDEIWSALVKSRPDVEDDSDESELDFGEEDFSESSGEDEAKLDVVDAEDVENEDDQDSDEEEGLDEDIFYSFDGEGNTGDKKRSLAESDEEVEGIEEEKEEDMEAAAKRAKKKQRKNMLKSLPVFASAEDYAQYLDQDSE, via the coding sequence ATGGCTGAGAACAAGGACAAGAAGCTGGACTTGTCTTCATTAAGAAGCAAGATTTCTTCGAAATTACAGGACAATAGTaataaaaattcaaagaaggcacaaaaaaaaaagaatgcGAAGGACAGTTCGGATGGAAAAAAGGTGGATGAAGACATACGTCGTGAAGCCTTAGCTCTGGGTGCTAGCGAAGAAGATCTAGAATTGATTCAAGGATTGAgtgacgatgacgatgacgcCCATAGTGAGCAGGAATTTGATGCCGGCGCCGATGAGGGTACTAACGACAAAGGGTTCAATAACGACCTTCAGAGTTTCATGAAGGACATAGGATTCGACAAGCACAAACTTGAAGATGtagacgatgaagatggaGAAGACCTTACTAAGTCCGAAGAACCTAAAAAATCTgtacaagaaaagaaaaataaacaacaaaatCACGTAGTCacaacatcaaaaaagcaaagccaacaaaaaaatgacgttggtgatgatgatgaagaagaagaagaagaagaagaaggagacgaaaaagaagatgctAACCTTAGTTCAGACCAAGAATCAGACGCAAAATcagcagaaaaagaaaagaaagaagagaaagataGCGATTTAATTACCCAGACAACTATTATCTCATCTGACAAACTAATTATCCCTTACGACAAACCATGGTATCAGATTCCTCTGGATTCTCCAGTTGGACAAAGTGATGATGTTGAGGATTTATCCaaagaacaaattgaaaaactttttgaaagaggtAAACAAACTTTGGAAATTGATAATCAAACCTACTATGACGAGTTCACAAAAGACTCGTCCCAGGCAAAGTTCATGTCCCAAATTCTGTCAGACGGTACACTCAACGATAAAATATCTGCTGTGACTTTACTGATCCAAGATTCGCCATTACACAACACTAAATCTTTAGAAACTCTTGCGTCCTACTGCGGTAAGAAATCGAGGAATTCGGCTTTACAGAGTTTAAACGCCTTGAAGGATTTATTTTTAAGTGGTCTTTTGCCAAATAGGAAGCTAAGGTACTTTAAAAATCAACCAGGTTTATCAATGATGCTGAGTAAAAAAACTCTGGCCGTTTTCTATTTTGAAGActacataaaaaaattgttttttcGTGTTTTGGAGGTCTTAGAAGTGTTGTCTCATGATCCAATTATTCACGTCAGATTGCAGGTATTAAACCATGTATTTGATTTATTAAGCAATCAGCCAGAACAAGAATTCAACTTGCTAAAATTAGGTGTGAACAAGATTGGTGATATTGATTCCaaagtttcttcaaaagcttCTTACTTATTATTAAAGTTAGAACAAGCTCATCCAAATATGAAATCTGTTGTCATCGATGCTATTGTTGATATCGTTTTAAGACCCAACGCTGATTATCATACCACCTATTATTCCGTCATTACTTTAAATCAAAcaatcttgaaaagatcAGAAGATTCTGTCGCTAACAAGTTGGTGAAAACATATTTTACTCTATtcgaaaaattcttgattAACACCGATAAAGATCACGCTGACGGCACTGCAAAGAGCAATTCAAAGTCATATGaagagaagaggaagaagaatttcaaaaaaggtCAGCACGGTGGTAAATCTGTAAAGAACGAAAAAACAGAAAGCGAAGTTTTGGATGAAAAGAACTCAAAGCTGTTCAGTGCTTTATTAACGGGTATCAATCGTGCGTTCCCATTTGCTCAAATTCCGGCTTCAGTTTATGAAATCCATATGGAAACTCTTTATAAGATCAcacattcttcaaatttcaacACTTCCATTCAAGCGCTGGTCTTGATTAATCAAGTCACTGTCAAAGCGAAATTGAATAGTGATCGATACTATAGAACACTATACGAAAGTTTATTTGACCCAAGGTTGGTGAATTCCTCTAAGCAGGGtatttatttgaatttacTTTACAAATCATTAAAACAAGATGAATCAAATGTAGAGCGTGTAGAAGCTTTTGTCAAAAGAATCCTTCAGGTTTGCTCTCATTGGATAAATGTTGGTACCATTGCTGGTTTTTTCTACTTATTGATCCAATTGGCCAAAACAGTGCcacaaataaaaaacctTTTAACTAACACGCCAGTCGATCATGAGTACGAATCCGATGCTGAAGAGGAAccagaaaacaaaaacagtaaaaaaaaagaatacgaTGGCCGTAAGCGTGATCCAAAATTTGCTAATGCGGACAAGTCTTCATTATGGGAGATTAGTCAATTCATTAACCATTTTCATCCTACTGTACAAACATACGCAGGAGCGTATGTCACAGgagaaacagaagaaatatcTAAACCGGACTTGGGCCTATTCACGTTATCACATTTCTTAGATAGGTTTGTCTACAGAAGTGCTAAGCAAACTAACGCCACAAGGGGTGCATCTATCATGCAGCCCTTGTTTAGTGGTTCACGAATTAACGACTCTGTTTTGGTCAAGGCATCAGATGTTATGCATGACCAAAACCCTGTTAACACTGAAGACTGGCTTACTAAAAAGATCAAAGATATCAAACCTGAAGATAAATTCTTTTACCAGTATTTCACCACCAAGAAGACAGCCgatagaaaaggaaataaatCTAACAAGGAGTCTAACTTtgatagtgatgatgaaatgaatgaagatgaaatttgGAGTGCTTTGGTTAAATCTAGACCTGATGTAGAAGATGATAGTGACGAAAGTGAGCTTGACTTCGGTGAAGAGGATTTCAGTGAATCGAgtggtgaagatgaagcCAAACTGGATGTAGTTGACGCGGAAGACGTTGAAAACGAAGACGATCAAGATAGTGATGAGGAAGAGGGTCTCGATGAGGATATATTCTACAGCTTTGATGGAGAAGGGAATACTGGGGACAAAAAACGTTCTCTTGCTgaaagtgatgaagaagtcGAGGGca